TATTTGATTCATTGCACTCTTATTCAGAAAAACAGGGTTTAAATATTGCGCGTACGTTTAATACCGCGCACCGTAATACGATTGCCGTTAGTGATGAGCCGGACTACCCGGGTAATCTCGACATCGAACGTAAGCTTCGCGCTGCCATTCGCTGGAACAGTATTGCCATGGTCGTGCGCGCCAATGCAAAAGACAAAAGTATCGGCGGTCACCTTGCAAGCTATATGTCCAGCAGTACGCTTTACGAGGTGGGGTTCAACCACTTTTTCAAAGGATCCACTTCGCGTTGTGAAGGAGACCTGGTCTATTTTCAAGGCCATATCTCGCCGGGTATCTACGCTAGAAGCTATCTCGAAGGGCGCTTGTCTGAGGCGCAGTTAGACCGCTTTCGCCGCGAAGTCGGTGGTGGCGGGCTGCCGTCCTACCCGCACCCTTACCTCATGCCGGACTATTGGCAGTTCTCAACGGTGTCGATGGGGCTCGGGCCCATTCAAGCGATCTATCAGGCGCGCCTGATGAAGTACCTGCATAACCGGGATTTAAAGCCCCTTGGTGAGCGTAAGGTATGGGCTTTTCTCGGTGATGGTGAGTGCGATGAGGTCGAGACGCTCGGCGCTTTGAACCTGGCAAGCCGCGAAAAGCTCGACAATCTGATATTTGTGATCAACTGCAATCTCCAGCGCCTTGACGGGCCGGTACGCGGCAACGACCGCGTCATGGAGGAGCTCGAAAGCTCGTTTTTGGGCAGCCACTGGAACGTCATCAAGGTCGTTTGGGGGAGCGGCTGGGATGCGCTGCTCGAAAGCGATCACGATGGTCGCCTGCAGCGGCTGATGGACGAAACCGTTGACGGCGAGTATCAAAACTTCAAGGCTCAGGGCGGCGCTTATACGCGCGCGCATTTTTTCGGCAAGGATCCCGAGCTGCTTGCACGGGTCGAGCACTTATCGGATCAGGACATCGAAAATTTGACACGCGGCGGCCACGACTCGTCAAAGATTTACGCCGCCTATCAAAAAGCCGTCAAAAGCACCAACGGCAAACCCACCGTGATTCTCGCGCATACCGTAAAGGGGTACGGCATGGGAAGCGAGCATGGTGAGGCCGACATGGAAGCGCACAACATCAAAACTATGGAGCTTGAAGGGCTCAAGCGTTTGCGTGATCGTTTTGCTATTCCCGTCAGCGATGAGCAGCTCAAAAGCGGCCCGATGCCCTATTACCGGCCAGGTAATGACGCCCCGGAAACCGACTACCTTCATGCGCGGCGCACGCTGCTCGGCGGATACCTGCCCGCGCGCAATACCGACCACGAGACGCTATCCATTCCGGCGCTTGACGACAAGGTATTCACCGCGCAGTTAAAGGGCACGCGCGAGCGCAAAATATCGTCCACGATGGCGTTCGTTAGAGTGTTGACCGGGCTTACCAAGCACAAGCAGCTGGGCGAGCGGATCGTACCCATCATTCCCGATGAAGCGCGCACCTTCGGCATGGAAGGCATGTTTCGTCAGTTGGGCATCTATGCGGCGGGCGGGCAGAAATACGCGCCTGTCGATGCCGGCCAGATCATGTACTACCGCGAAGACATCAAGGGCCAGATTCTGGAGGAAGGTATCACCGAAGCCGGTGCGATGGCCTCCTGGATCGCGGCGGCCACCTCCCATGCCAATCATGGCAAGATACTGATCCCGTTTTATATCTACTATGCAATGTTTGGTTTTCAGCGCATCGGGGATCTTGCCTGGGCCGCCGGCGATATGCTGACGCGTGGTTTCATGATCGGCGGCACCGCCGGGCGTACCACCATCAATGGTGAAGGCCTGCAGCACCAGGACGGTCACAGCCACCTAATGGCCTCCGCCATCCCTAACTGCCGTACCTATGACCCTACCTACGGTTATGAAATCGCCGTCATCGTTCAGCACGGTTTAAAAGAAATGTACGAACGGCACAAGGAGTGCTTTTACTACCTGACGATCATGAACGAAAACTACGCTCATCCCGCCATGCCTGACGGCGCCCAGGAGGGCATCATTCGTGGTATGTACTTGCTGCAGGCAGGCGAGGACGACCAAAAAACCCGCGTTCAACTACTAGGCTCGGGCACCATACTGCGCGAGGCCGAAGCCGCGCGGGAACTGCTGCTCGATTTTGGCGTAGCCGCCGATGTGTGGAGTGTGACTAGTTTCAACGAGCTGCGTCGCGAAGCGCTCGAGTACGACCGGCAACGATTTATGAAACCCCAAGAGGTGCATGAAAAACCCTGGCTCACTCAAGCACTCGAAAACCGCTCAGGCCCGGTCATCGCGGCCACGGATTACATGAAACTTTACGCCGACCAGGTGCGCGCTTGGGTGCCGAATGATTATTACGTGCTGGGTACCGATGGCTTTGGCCGCTCCGACAGTCGCGAACAGCTGCGCGCCTTCTTCGAGGTCGACCGCTATTACATTGCCTGGATGGCGCTCGTGGCCCTTTGCGAGAAAGGTGAGGTCAGCGCGGGCATTGTCGAGCAAGCCATTATTCGCTTCAATATCGAGCCTGACCGGCTTTCTCCGCTTGTTAGTTAAGCGTTGGTTATCACAAACGATTATCGAAACAGAGGGAGAGAAAGCCTTGGAAAATGACACTATCACTGTGACCGGACACCAGATCCATGCGGCTCCCTGTGTGCGCATGCTGGCGCGTACGCTAGGGGTCAATCTTGCCGAGGTGGAACCCAGCGGTTTGAAAGAGCGCATCGTCGAGGAAGATGTCAAAAACTTCGTTCGCCACGTCATGGACGAGCGAAAAAGAAAGAGCGAATAAGCTATTTTGTATTCAGCTCAAAATACGCTGGCAGCTTCGATATATACGAGTAGTTTATACAACCCGGTTAAGGGAACACTTAAAACGGCAAATGAATCGAGGCGTTGAGCTGGGTCAGGTGGCTGAGCGTCGGCGCGTCGATGCGCTCGTACTCCAGACGGCTGACTAGCCGTTTGACGGTCATGGTCGCGCCGAAGCCTTGCAGCATGGCGGTGCCGCTTTCGCTGCCTTCGAGCTCGTTTTCGCCGCGCCACTCGGTCAGCCCGGATTTGGCATAGACGCTGAACGCGCCCATTCTAAGCCCCGCAACCAGCGCGCCGCCCAATGCCAGGGTGTCCTGAACTAAAGGAGCTACGCTCGAGGTGGTGAATACCTCTTCGCTTTCGCGGTAGGCGATTTCGGCGCCGATATCGACCTGGGGAAAATGCTCGGGGCTAAAGCCCGCGGTCAGGCGAAAGCCAGAGGTGTAGCTGTCGATACTGTTGAGATTGCTTCCCTCGAGCACTACGCCGTTGGACAGCGCCACCATCTCGCTGTCCGGGGCGGTGTAGGATTTGGGAAGCAGTTCGGTATTCAGGTAGCTGCTTTCGCTTGCCAGACACAGCAAGGGAAAAGAGCTGCCGAGAACGCCGCATAAAAGGGTGCTTGCCAAGCGGTTTGCTGGCATTGTCTTATCCTTTTTTAAAACCAGGCCCAATCCAATCCTAGCAACGCCCTTCGATTTCGACCACTTCAATTGCGCGATTGGTCAAATTTGTCAGCAAATTCTTTCCCATCGCCGCAAAACGCTCGCCAAACACCCACTGCGGCGACAGCACCGGTGCCGCTGTCACCTGTTCCTTATCGCTTTGACGCGCCCGCCAGGCGCGGGCTTCGTCGCTCACATTTTTTACCTCGAGTTCCATGAACCCGCAGGTGCGCAGCCGCGTCAAAAGAGCCTCGAGTGTCAGAAGGTGAGTGTGCTCGGCGCTGGCCGCCCAGGGCACGGGATACCGCAGCGCCACGCGGCGGTTGCCCCGGGTCAGCTCGTGGAGCACCAATCTCCCGCCGGGGCGCAGCACGCGGTGAGCCTCTTCGAGCACCGGCGCAAGCGCTGGCATGTTCATCAGGCTGTGCTGAAAAATCACCGCGTCGAAGCTGTCGTGCGACAAGGGGAGGCGGCGGGCGTCGCCGGTGATTACAGCGTAGTCGACGCTGCTTGCGGCAAGCTTGCCGATACTTTGGTTCAAGGCGTTGAAGCGGTGGGTGATGTCGAGCCCGGTCATCAAAAAGCCAAGCGAGGCGCCCAAACGCACGAGCCCGCCAAGCCCCGCGCCAATATCCAGCACGCGCGGCTGATCCACCGGGTCGAGTCGCTCGAACAGCCGCATTGACGCCTTGAGCCCGCCGATATGGAGCTGATCCAGCGGGGCGAGTTGAAAAGGCGTGGCGCCGTCCGGGTAGTGGCGCTTGATTTGCTCGAGCACCGCATCGTCGCGTAGCGCCTGGTGGTAGTGGGCGGCCAGCGAGTGCGACTCGCTCACGACAATGTCTCCTTGTCCAGTCCCAGCTCGTGCGTCGAGATCTCGCGCATCTTGAATTTCTGGATCTTGCCCGTCACCGTCATGGGGAACGCGTCGACGAACTTGAAGTAGCGGGGAATCTTGAAGTGAGTGATCTTGTCCTTGCAGAAGGCGCGCAAATCCTCACCGGTGATCTCCCCGGCATCGGCGTTGAGCCGAACCCAGGCAATCAATTCTTCGCCATACTTCTCGTCCGGAACGCCCGTAACCTGAACATCGGCAACGTCTGGATGGGTATAGAGAAACTCCTCGACCTCCTTGGGATAGACGTTCTCGCCGCCGCGAATCACCATGTCCTTGATGCGCCCGACGATTTGCAGATAGCCCTCGTCATCCATGGTGGCAAGATCGCCCGTGTGCATCCAGCCGGCGCTGTCGATGGCCTCCACCGTGGCCTGTTCGTTGTTCCAGTACTTGAGCATGACGCTATAGCCGCGCGTGCAAAGTTCGCCGATCTCGCCGCGAGGAAGTACCGCGCCGCTTATCGGGTCGATGACCTTGCTTTCCAGGTGCGGCTGGGTACGGCCCACGGTGGAGACACGCTTGTCGATCGTGTCATCGGCCCCGGTCTGGGCGGAGACCGGGCTGGTTTCGGTCATGCCGTAGGCGATCTGTACGCCCTTCATGTTCATCTTCTCGATCACCTGCTTCATCACCGCCGCCGGGCAGATCGATCCCGCCATGATGCCGGTCCGTAGATTCGAGAAGTCGGTGGCGGCAAACTCCTCGTGCTCGAGCTCGGCCAGAAACATGGTCGGCACGCCAAACAGGGCCGTGGCGCGCTGCTCGTGCACCGCCTTGAGCACCTGCCCGGCATCGAAGCTCTCGCCGGGGTAAATCATCGCCGCACCGTGGGTCATGCAGCCCAGATTACCCATTACCATGCCGAAGCAGTGGTAGAGCGGCACCGGAATCACCAGCCGATCATTCGGGGTGAAGCCCATGCTCTCGGCGACGAAAAAGCCGTTGTTGAGGATGTTGTGGTGCGAAAGTGTTGCGCCCTTGGGAAAGCCGGTGGTGCCGGAGGTGTACTGAATGTTGATTGGGTCGTCGAACTGGAGCGTGGCCTGCAGCGTATCGAGGGTCGCCTGGTCGGTGCGGCTCGCCTCATCCAGCATATCGCGCCAGCGCCACATCCCGGGGTGGCGCTCATCGCTCAGATTCACCACGCACTCGAGCTGGGAAAGGCGCTTCGAGCGAAGCTTGCCCGGCTCGCAGGTGTCAAGCTCCGGGGCGAGTTCAAACAGCATCGCGCGGTAGTCCGCCGTCTTGAAACGGTCGGCGCAGATTAGATAGCGCGCCCCGGACTGGTTGAGCGCGTAGTCGAGCTCACTTGTGCGGTAGGCCGGGTTGATGTTGACCAGAATCGCACCTATCTTGGCGGTGGCGAACTGCGTCAGCGTCCACTCCGAGCCGTTGGGCGCCCAGATGCCCACGCGGTCGCCGCGCTGGACGCCAATGGAGAGCAGCGCGCGGGCGCAGCGGTTGACCTCTTCATTGAACTCGCGATAACTCCAATGCACGTTCTGGTGCAGCACGATCAGCGCATCGTTATCCGGGTACTGCGCGGCGATCTCGTCGAGCTTGTCGCCGATGGTCATGCCCAGAAGCGGCTTATCGGCGACGCTGCTGGTGTAGCTCGGTAGAGTGGGAGTATTCTGCGCCATGAGGTCTCTCCTGATTGTTGTTCTGATAGCTGTTCTGATAGTTGTTGTGGCCAAGATCGAGAAAATGGATGGGCCTAGTGCGCTTCCAGGGCGCGGGCGACTTTCGAGGCGGGTGCGCGGCCAAGTTGCCCGGTGATCCACTCGCCGGTTTCGATGATCGACTCAAGATTCACGCCGGTCTCGATACCTAGCCCCCGCAGCAGATAGAGCACGTCCTCGGTTGCCACGTTACCGGAAGCACCCTTGGCGTAGGGGCAGCCGCCCAGCCCCCCGGTCGAGGCGTCGATGACGGCCACGCCCCGCTCGAGCACCGCAAAAAGGTTGGCGATCGCCATGCCGTAGGTGTCGTGAAAGTGCGCCGCCAAATGCTCGACGGGCACAACCTTCGCTACCTCGTCGATCATCTGCCGGGCTTTCAACGGCGTGCCGACGCCGATGGTGTCGCCCAGCGACACCTCGAAGCAGCCCATCTCATAAAGCGCCCCCGCCACCCGCGCCACCTGGGCCGGGGCAATGTCGCCTTCGTAGGGGCAGCCCAGCACGCAGGAAACGTAGCCGCGCACGCGCACGTTCGCCTGCCTGGCGCGGGCCATCACCGGCTCGAAACGCGCAAGCGACTCGTCGATCGAGCAGTTGATGTTTTTTTGCGAGAACGCTTCAGAAGCGGCGGCGAACACTGCAACCTCGGAGACGTTCGCTTCCAGCGCGTTCTCCAACCCTTTCAAATTCGGGGTCAGGGCGGAGTAGGTCACGTTCGATTCGCGGTGAATGCCCAGCATCACCTCCCGGGCGTCGCCCATTTGCGGCACCCACCTGGGGGAGACGAAGCTCGCCGCCTCGATATGGGTAAGCCCTGCTCGGGCCAGGCGCTCGATCAGCTCGACCTTGACGGCAGTGGCCACCACCTCGCCGGGCTCGTTTTGCAGCCCGTCCCGCGGGGCCATGTCGACCAGACGTACGCGTTGTGGAAGGGCCATGGTCACGCTCCTTCGTCGGTCGCGGCGAAGTCCAGTAGTACGTCGCCCTGGCCAACACTGTCGCCGGCGGCGAAGCGAAACTGCTCGACCGTACCGTCTGCCGGTGCACTCAAGGTGTGCTCCATCTTCATCGCCTCCATCACCATCAGCGGCATGCCTTTCTCGACCGGCGCGCCGGGCTCGACCAGAAGCGCCA
The window above is part of the Halomonas sp. GD1P12 genome. Proteins encoded here:
- the aceE gene encoding pyruvate dehydrogenase (acetyl-transferring), homodimeric type, which encodes MKDTVEIDKSETQEWLDALASVVDREGENRARFLFDSLHSYSEKQGLNIARTFNTAHRNTIAVSDEPDYPGNLDIERKLRAAIRWNSIAMVVRANAKDKSIGGHLASYMSSSTLYEVGFNHFFKGSTSRCEGDLVYFQGHISPGIYARSYLEGRLSEAQLDRFRREVGGGGLPSYPHPYLMPDYWQFSTVSMGLGPIQAIYQARLMKYLHNRDLKPLGERKVWAFLGDGECDEVETLGALNLASREKLDNLIFVINCNLQRLDGPVRGNDRVMEELESSFLGSHWNVIKVVWGSGWDALLESDHDGRLQRLMDETVDGEYQNFKAQGGAYTRAHFFGKDPELLARVEHLSDQDIENLTRGGHDSSKIYAAYQKAVKSTNGKPTVILAHTVKGYGMGSEHGEADMEAHNIKTMELEGLKRLRDRFAIPVSDEQLKSGPMPYYRPGNDAPETDYLHARRTLLGGYLPARNTDHETLSIPALDDKVFTAQLKGTRERKISSTMAFVRVLTGLTKHKQLGERIVPIIPDEARTFGMEGMFRQLGIYAAGGQKYAPVDAGQIMYYREDIKGQILEEGITEAGAMASWIAAATSHANHGKILIPFYIYYAMFGFQRIGDLAWAAGDMLTRGFMIGGTAGRTTINGEGLQHQDGHSHLMASAIPNCRTYDPTYGYEIAVIVQHGLKEMYERHKECFYYLTIMNENYAHPAMPDGAQEGIIRGMYLLQAGEDDQKTRVQLLGSGTILREAEAARELLLDFGVAADVWSVTSFNELRREALEYDRQRFMKPQEVHEKPWLTQALENRSGPVIAATDYMKLYADQVRAWVPNDYYVLGTDGFGRSDSREQLRAFFEVDRYYIAWMALVALCEKGEVSAGIVEQAIIRFNIEPDRLSPLVS
- a CDS encoding E3 binding domain-containing protein codes for the protein MENDTITVTGHQIHAAPCVRMLARTLGVNLAEVEPSGLKERIVEEDVKNFVRHVMDERKRKSE
- a CDS encoding class I SAM-dependent methyltransferase; translated protein: MSESHSLAAHYHQALRDDAVLEQIKRHYPDGATPFQLAPLDQLHIGGLKASMRLFERLDPVDQPRVLDIGAGLGGLVRLGASLGFLMTGLDITHRFNALNQSIGKLAASSVDYAVITGDARRLPLSHDSFDAVIFQHSLMNMPALAPVLEEAHRVLRPGGRLVLHELTRGNRRVALRYPVPWAASAEHTHLLTLEALLTRLRTCGFMELEVKNVSDEARAWRARQSDKEQVTAAPVLSPQWVFGERFAAMGKNLLTNLTNRAIEVVEIEGRC
- a CDS encoding AMP-binding protein — translated: MAQNTPTLPSYTSSVADKPLLGMTIGDKLDEIAAQYPDNDALIVLHQNVHWSYREFNEEVNRCARALLSIGVQRGDRVGIWAPNGSEWTLTQFATAKIGAILVNINPAYRTSELDYALNQSGARYLICADRFKTADYRAMLFELAPELDTCEPGKLRSKRLSQLECVVNLSDERHPGMWRWRDMLDEASRTDQATLDTLQATLQFDDPINIQYTSGTTGFPKGATLSHHNILNNGFFVAESMGFTPNDRLVIPVPLYHCFGMVMGNLGCMTHGAAMIYPGESFDAGQVLKAVHEQRATALFGVPTMFLAELEHEEFAATDFSNLRTGIMAGSICPAAVMKQVIEKMNMKGVQIAYGMTETSPVSAQTGADDTIDKRVSTVGRTQPHLESKVIDPISGAVLPRGEIGELCTRGYSVMLKYWNNEQATVEAIDSAGWMHTGDLATMDDEGYLQIVGRIKDMVIRGGENVYPKEVEEFLYTHPDVADVQVTGVPDEKYGEELIAWVRLNADAGEITGEDLRAFCKDKITHFKIPRYFKFVDAFPMTVTGKIQKFKMREISTHELGLDKETLS
- a CDS encoding hydroxymethylglutaryl-CoA lyase → MALPQRVRLVDMAPRDGLQNEPGEVVATAVKVELIERLARAGLTHIEAASFVSPRWVPQMGDAREVMLGIHRESNVTYSALTPNLKGLENALEANVSEVAVFAAASEAFSQKNINCSIDESLARFEPVMARARQANVRVRGYVSCVLGCPYEGDIAPAQVARVAGALYEMGCFEVSLGDTIGVGTPLKARQMIDEVAKVVPVEHLAAHFHDTYGMAIANLFAVLERGVAVIDASTGGLGGCPYAKGASGNVATEDVLYLLRGLGIETGVNLESIIETGEWITGQLGRAPASKVARALEAH